The Kribbella jejuensis region CGTACGTCGATCATGGTCGCGGCGGTCGGCACCGCGAGCCATCTCATTCAGGGCCTCTGGCAACCGATCCACGGACTCCCGTACTTCTGGTACGCCCTCCTGGTCGTCGTCGTCCACGCGGGCCTGCTCGGCTGGGGCCAAGGCACCCAGGCACGCAAGCAACTCCTCGCGTCGTTGCGGGAACGTGCCGTCCGCGCCGAGGCGGAGCAGGGTCGCCGGGTCGCGGAGGCGCGGTCGCTCGAGCGTACGAAGATGGCGCGCGAGATGCACGACGTACTGGCGCATCGGCTGTCGCTGCTCGCGACGTACGCCGGTGCGCTCGAGTACCGTCCGGACTCCTCCCCCGAGAAGCTCGCGAAGGCGGCGGGCGTGATCCGTACCGGCGTACACCAGGCGCTCGACGAGTTGCGCGAGGTGATCAACGTGTTGCGGGACGAGGAGGTGTACGAGGGGCGCCCGCAGCCGACGTTCGGCGATCTGCGCGCGCTGGTGGAGGAATCGCGCGCGGCGGGTTCGGCGATCTCGTACGACGATCGGGTCGCGGACGCCAGCTCGTTGCCTCCGGCAACCGGGAGAACGGCGTACCGGGTCGTGCAGGAGGGGCTGACGAACGCTCGCAAGCATGCTGCCGGATGTCCCGTGAAGGTGATCGTCACCGGGCAGCCGGGCGACGGCTTGCGGATCGAGCTGATCAACCCGGCGTCGAGCGGTACGCCGCTGGTGCCTGGCAGCGGGACCGGTCTTGTCGGGCTGACCGAGCGCGTCCAGCTCGCGGGGGGCACGCTCGACCACGGGCGGGAACCCGGTGGCGCGTTCCGGCTCGCGGCCTCGCTACCGTGGCCCGCATGATCCGGGTACTCGTGGTCGACGACGACGCATTGGTCAGGGCGAGTCTCGAGATGATGCTCGACGGCGCGAACGGGATCTCGGTCGTCGGCCAGGCCGCCGACGGTGACGAAGTACCGGCCGCCGTCGACGCGCACTTCCCGGACATCGTGCTGATGGATCTACGGATGCCGCGCGTCG contains the following coding sequences:
- a CDS encoding sensor histidine kinase: MDELCAPRKPPRYGEVVAVAAIAVLVGLTIVGRLPDAEHRKFLPLDLVVGIASVGLMPLVFRRPVPGAIAVAVLAAFSPAATPPSTVGTLNVALRQPLRTSIMVAAVGTASHLIQGLWQPIHGLPYFWYALLVVVVHAGLLGWGQGTQARKQLLASLRERAVRAEAEQGRRVAEARSLERTKMAREMHDVLAHRLSLLATYAGALEYRPDSSPEKLAKAAGVIRTGVHQALDELREVINVLRDEEVYEGRPQPTFGDLRALVEESRAAGSAISYDDRVADASSLPPATGRTAYRVVQEGLTNARKHAAGCPVKVIVTGQPGDGLRIELINPASSGTPLVPGSGTGLVGLTERVQLAGGTLDHGREPGGAFRLAASLPWPA